Below is a window of Escherichia coli DSM 30083 = JCM 1649 = ATCC 11775 DNA.
ATGGTGGCGATCAGCGCCAGTTGCTCATCATTTACGTCTTTCACCAGCTGTGCGTAGTCGTTGTCGCTTTTTGCCGACCAGGTACGGGTTAGATCAGCCGCATAGCCGTTATATTCGGCCCCGGCATCCAGCAGGAAGCTGCGCATCTCTTCCGGTGCCTGGTGGTCCAGTTTGGTGTAATGCAACACCGCAGCGTGTTCGTTAAGCGCCACAATGTTGCTATAAGGTACGTCGGTATCACGATGACCGGTCGCGGTCAGATAGGCAATGTTGATATCGAACTCGCTCATGCCAGAACGGAACGCTTCTTCTGCCGCGCGATGACCGTTGACCGCCATTTTCTGCGCTTCACGCATACAGGCCAGTTCGTACTCGGTTTTGAAGGAGCGATAGTAATGCAGGTAGTCGATCACCCCTTTCGGGTTGATATTGCTGGCCTCAATACCCAGTTGCAGCGCACGTTCTGGCACCGGACCGATATAACCGATATTGCCGCGCGCAGCAGGCAACAGACTACCAATGCCATCGGCTTTTGGCAGCGCGATCACTTCTACATCTTCAGTCCAGAAGGAGTTCGGCAGCGGTTCGACGTTGTGCCAGTAATCAACCGGCAGATAAAACCACAGTTTCGGCTTATTCACGCCATCCACCAGCAGCCAGCAGTTTGGCACCTGAGTTACCGGCACCCACGCTTTGAATTGCGGGTTCACTTTAAACGGATAGGGATGATCGTCGAGAAAAACGTTGAACAGTTCGCCGGAGTGAATAAGTAACGCATCCAGCTTGAAGCGCGCCAGCGCATCGCGAGTCCGTTCCTGTAAGGTAGCTATATGATTTTTATAGAGCGAGGCCAGTGATTCCATTTTTTACCCTTCTGTTTTTTTGACCTTAAGTCTCCGCATCTTAGCACATCGTTCATCCAGAGCGTGATTTCTGCCGAGCGTGATCAGATCGGCATTTCCTTAATATTTTATTTGCATATTTTTAACACAAAATACACACTTCGATGCATCTGGTACGACCAGATCACCTTGCGGATTCAGGAGACTGACATGCTTTACAAAGGCGACACCCTTTACCTTGACTGGCTGGAAGATGGCATTGCCGAACTGGTATTTGATACCCCAGGTTCAGTTAATAAACTCGACACTGCGACCGTCGCCAGCCTCGGCGAGGCCATCGGCGTGCTGGAACAGCAATCAGATCTAAAAGGACTGCTGCTACGTTCGAACAAAGCAGCCTTTATCGTCGGTGCTGATATCACCGAATTTTTGTCCCTGTTCCTCGTTCCTGAAGAACAGTTAAGTCAGTGGCTGCACTTTGCCAATAGCGTGTTTAATCGCCTGGAAGATCTGCCGGTGCCGACCATTGCTGCCGTCAACGGCTATGCGCTGGGCGGTGGCTGCGAATGCGTGCTGGCGACCGATTATCGTCTGGCGACGCCGGATCTGCGCATCGGTCTGCCGGAAACCAAATTGGGCATCATGCCGGGCTTTGGCGGTTCTGTACGTATGCCACGTATGCTGGGCGCTGACAGTGCGCTGGAAATCATTGCCGCCGGTAAAGATGTCGGCGCGGATCAGGCGCTGAAAATCGGTCTGGTGGATGGCGTAGTCAAAGCAGAAAAACTGGTTGAAGGGGCGATAGCGATTTTACGCCAGGCCATTAACGGCGACCTCGACTGGAAAGCAAAACGTCAGCCGAAGCTGGAACCGCTAAAACTGAGCAAGATTGAAGCCGCCATGAGCTTCACCATCGCTAAAGGGATGGTCGCGCAAACGGCGGGGAAACATTATCCGGCCCCCATCACCGCAGTAAAAACCATTGAAGCTGCGGCCCGTTTTGGTCGTGAAGAAGCCTTAAACCTGGAAAACAAAAGTTTTGTCCCGCTGGCGCATACCAACGAAGCCCGCGCACTGGTCGGCATTTTCCTTAACGATCAATATGTAAAAGGTAAAGCGAAGAAACTCACCAAAGATGTTGAAACCCCGAAACAGGCCGCTGTGCTGGGCGCAGGCATTATGGGCGGCGGCATCGCCTACCAGTCTGCGTGGAAAGGCGTGCCGGTTGTCATGAAAGATATCAACGACAAGTCGTTAACCCTCGGCATGACCGAAGCCGCGAAACTGCTGAACAAGCAGCTTGAGCGCGGCAAGATCGATGGTCTGAAACTGGCTGGCGTGATCTCCACAATTCACCCAACGCTCGACTACGCCGGGTTTGACCGCGTGGATGTTGTGGTAGAAGCGGTTGTTGAAAACCCGAAAGTGAAAAAAGCCGTGCTGGCAGAAACCGAGCAGAAAGTACGCCCGGATACCGTGCTGGCGTCTAACACTTCAACCATTCCTATCAGCGAACTGGCCAACGCGCTGGAACGTCCGGAAAACTTCTGCGGGATGCACTTCTTTAACCCGGTGCACCGGATGCCGTTGGTGGAAATTATTCGCGGCGAGAAAAGCTCCGACGAAACCATCGCGAAAGTCGTCGCCTGGGCGAGCAAGATGGGCAAGACGCCGATTGTGGTCAACGACTGCCCCGGCTTCTTCGTCAACCGTGTGCTGTTCCCCTATTTCGCCGGTTTCAGCCAGTTGCTGCGCGACGGCGCGGGTTTCCGCAAGATCGACAAAGTGATGGAAAAACAGTTTGGCTGGCCGATGGGTCCGGCATATCTGCTGGATGTTGTGGGCATTGACACCGCGCATCACGCTCAGGCTGTCATGGCAGCAGGCTTCCCGCAGCGGATGCAGAAAGATTATCGCGATGCCATCGACGCGCTGTTTGATGCCAACCGCTTTGGTCAGAAGAACGGCCTCGGTTTCTGGCGTTATAAAGAAGACAGCAAAGGTAAGCCGAAGAAAGAAGAAGATGTCGTCGTTGACGACCTGCTGGCAAAAGTGAGCCAGCCGAAGCGCGATTTCAGCGAGGAAGAGATTATCGCCCGCATGATGATCCCGATGGTCAACGAAGTGGTCCGCTGTCTGGAAGAGGGCATTATCGCCACTCCGGCAGAAGCGGATATGGCGCTGGTCTACGGCCTGGGCTTCCCTCCGTTCCACGGCGGCGCGTTCCGCTGGCTGGACACCCTCGGCAGCGCAAAATACCTCGATATGGCACAGCAATATCAGCACCTCGGCCCGCTGTATGAAGTACCGGAAGGTCTGCGTAATAAAGCACGTCATAACGAACCGTACTATCCCCCGGTTGAGCCAGCCCGTCCGGTTGGCGACCTGAAAACGGCTTAAGGAGTCACAATGGAACAGGTTGTCATTGTCGATGCAATTCGCACCCCGATGGGCCGTTCGAAGGGCGGTGCTTTTCGTAACGTGCGTGCGGAAGATCTCTCCGCTCATTTAATGCGTAGCCTGCTGGCGCGTAACCCGGCGCTGGAAGCAGCGGCCCTCGACGATATTTACTGGGGTTGTGTGCAGCAAACACTGGAGCAGGGTTTTAACATCGCCCGTAACGCGGCACTGTTGGCTGAAGTGCCGCACTCTGTCCCGGCGGTTACCGTTAATCGCTTGTGTGGTTCATCCATGCAGGCACTGCATGACGCAGCACGAATGATCATGACCGGCGATGCGCAGGCATGTCTGGTTGGCGGCGTGGAGCATATGGGCCATGTGCCAATGAGTCACGGCGTCGATTTTCACCCCGGCCTTAGCCGTAATGTCGCCAAAGCGGCGGGCATGATGGGCTTAACGGCAGAAATGCTGGCGCGTATGCATGGTATCAGCCGTGAAATGCAGGATGCCTTTGCCGCGCGGTCACACGCCCGCGCGTGGGCCGCCACGCAGTCAGGCGCATTTAAAAATGAAATCATCCCGACCGGTGGTCACGATGCCGACGGCGTATTGAAGCAGTTTAATTACGACGAAGTGATTCGCCCGGAAACCACCGTGGAAGCCCTCGCCACACTGCGTCCGGCGTTTGATCCCGTCAGCGGTACGGTAACGGCGGGTACATCTTCTGCGCTTTCCGATGGCGCAGCTGCCATGCTGGTGATGAGTGAAAGCCGCGCCCGTGAATTAGGTCTTAAGCCGCGCGCCCGCGTGCGTTCGATGGCGGTTGTGGGTTGTGACCCATCTATTATGGGTTATGGTCCGGTTCCGGCCTCGAAGCTGGCGCTGAAAAAAGCGGGGCTTTCTGCCAGCGATATCGGCGTATTCGAGATGAACGAAGCCTTTGCCGCGCAGATCCTGCCGTGTATTAAAGATCTCGGGCTAATGGAGCAGATTGACGAGAAGATCAACCTCAACGGTGGCGCGATCGCGCTGGGTCATCCGCTGGGTTGTTCCGGTGCGCGTATCAGCACCACGCTGCTGAATCTGATGGAACACAAAGACGTCCAGTTTGGTCTGGCGACGATGTGTATCGGTCTGGGTCAGGGCATTGCAACGGTGTTTGAGCGGGTTTAACCACTTGCCGGATGCGGCGTGAACGCCTTATCCGGCCTACGGTTCAGAACTTTTGTAGGCCCGATAAGACGCGGCAGCGTCGCATCGGGCACTGTATGCCGGATACGGCGTGAACGCCTTATCCGGTCTACCGATCCGGCACCAATGTAGGCCTGATAAGACGCGCCAGCGTCGCATCAGGCATCGTGCACCAATTGCCGGATGCGACATAGATCTAAATGCCACTGAATAAAGTTTTAGTTGCCGTTCTTCCCGCCTGTCAGGGGCGGGTTTTTTTATATCTCAGATAAATGCAAACGCATCGCCAAACAGGCGATCTTCCCGCGCATTACGCTCACTGCAAAACAGGTCACGGGCAATTTTCGCCATCTCAAAACGTCCGGCAATATAGATATCATGCTCTGCCAGCGTACCATGATCCTGCAATACCGCCGTTAACACGGTGCCAGTACGCCCACGCCAGCCCGCTTCCGGTTGTTCAACCACCGGCACCACTTGTAGACCAGGATGCTTCAACGAAAGCGCCTCAAGCTCGCAGAGATCATACAGATGCTGCTCTTCACGCCCGCCCCAGTAAATGGTGATATCACGGTTTGGGTTACGCGCCAACGCTGTCAGCAAAATCGAGCGGGCATAAGAGAACCCGGTGCCGCCCGCAATCAAAATCATCGGACGCTCTTCATCATCGCGCAGCCACGCTTCTCCGTGGGGAATATCGACCACGATTTGATGATCTTTGAGGATGCGGTCCATGACTGCTTTCGCGTAAAGGTTGATTTCAGAAGCGCCAATATGCAGCTCGATAAACCCTTTTTCATCTGGCGTCGAAGCCATTGAGAACGGACGTTTGTCGCGCTCATCCATCACTACCATCAAATACTGACCAGCACGAAAAGAAAAGGCCGCGTCTGGCACGATGCGGACACGATATACGGTATCCGTGATAGCTTCTACCGAGGTCACTTTACAGCTTAAGGTTGTCATGCGCTTTCTCTGTCGGATCGATAAATAGGGCAAAACAAACGCGCATCAGGCGCTTTTACCGTTGTTAAAAATAGCCAGTTCATCCCAAATGGCGTCAATATGCGCGACAACATCTGGATCTTTTTTGATGGGACGTCCCCATTCACGCTGGGTTTCACCCGGCCATTTATTCGTGGCATCCAGCCCCATTTTTGAACCCAGCCCGGAGACAGGCGAGGCAAAATCCAGATAATCAATAGGCGTATTTTCTACCAGAACAGTATCCCGCGCCGGGTCCATACGGGTGGTAATCGCCCAAATCACATCGTTCCAGTCGCGGGCGTTGACGTCATCATCGCAAACGATCACAAATTTAGTGTACATAAACTGGCGTAAGAACGACCAGACGCCCATCATGACGCGCTTCGCGTGTCCGGCGTACTGTTTTTTGATCGTCACTACCGCCAGACGATAAGAACAGCCTTCCGGCGGCAGATAAAAATCGACAATTTCCGGGAACTGTTTTTGCAGAATCGGCACGAACACTTCGTTCAGTGCTACACCCAGTACCGCAGGTTCATCTGGCGGACGCCCGGTATAGGTGGAATGATAAATCGCATCTTCACGCTGGGTAATATGCGTCACGGTAAATACCGGAAAACTATCGACTTCGTTATAGTAACCGGTGTGGTCGCCATACGGCCCTTCCGGCGCAGTTTCGCCTTGTTCGATATACCCTTCCAGCACAATCTCCGCACTGGCGGGCACTTCAAGGTCATTGGAGATACACTTCACCACTTCGGTCTTGGTACCGCGCAGCAATCCGGCAAACGCATACTCTGAAAGCGTATCCGGAACGGGGGTGACTGCACCGAGAATCGTGGCAGGATCGGCACCCAGCGCCACAGAAACCGGGAAACGTTCGCCCGGATGCGCCGCACACCACTCCTGATAATCCAACGCGCCGCCGCGATGCGACAGCCAGCGCATAATCAGTTTGTTTTTACCAATTAGCTGCTGGCGATAAATGCCCAGATTCTGCCGCTCTTTATGCGGGCCGCGCGTTACGGTGAGCCCCCAGGTAATCAGCGGCGCGGCATCTTCCGGCCAGCAGGTCATAATGGGAATGCGATTGAGATCGACGTCATCGCCAGAGACGATTTTTTGTTGGCAGGGTGCACCACGCAGTCGCTTTGTCGGCATGTTCAATACTTGCTTAAACTGCGGCAGTTTATCAAACAGGTCGCGGAAACCTTTTGGCGGCTCCGGCTCTTTCAGAAACGCCAATAATTTACCAACTTCACGCAGCGCCGAAACATCTTCCTGCCCCATGCCCATCGCCACGCGCTTTGGCGTACCGAACAGGTTGCACAGCACCGGCATTGAGTAGCCTTTAGGGTTTTCGAACAACAGCGCAGGCCCACCGGCACGCAAAGTGCGGTCAGCAATTTCAGTGATTTCCAGGTGCGGATCCACCGGGAGCGTGATACGTTTTAGCTCACCCTGCTGTTCAAGCAGCGTCAAGAAGTCGCGTAAATCGTTATATTTCATGGCGTCCATTGTAGCCTCTTAATCTGCGCCCATTATACGGCGTTCATCTTTGCGATGCTGTAAATTTGTTAAATTAGCGTGAACTCTGACGGTATAACGCAAACCGGGGAATATAATTAACTTAGCGTAAAGCTTTTGCTATCCTTGCGCCCCGATTAAACGGATAAGAGTCATTATGCAATCCTGGTATTTACTGTACTGCAAGCGCGGGCAACTTCAACGTGCCCAGGAACACCTCGAAAGACAGGCTGTGAATTGCCTGGCACCGATGATCACCCTGGAAAAAATCGTGCGTGGCAAACGTACTGCAGTCAGTGAGCCATTGTTCCCCAACTACTTGTTTGTGGAGTTCGATCCGGAAGTGATTCATACCACGACTATCAACGCGACTCGTGGTGTCAGCCACTTCGTGCGCTTTGGCGCGTCGCCAGCGATAGTCCCATCGGCGGTGATTCATCAGTTATCAGTGTATAAACCGAAAGATATTGTCGATCCATCGACGCCGTATCCTGGTGATAAAGTGATTATTACTGAAGGCGCATTCGAAGGTTTTCAGGCCATTTTCACCGAGCCCGATGGCGAGGCTCGCTCCATGCTATTGCTGAATCTTATTAATAAAGAGATTAAGCACAGTGTGAAGAACACCGAGTTCCGCAAACTCTAAAACGCAATCCCAAACAGTGTTTTGACATTGGCATCCGTGGTGGCAGCCAGCCATGCGGCATCTTCTCCACGCCAGTGCGCAATACGTTGCAAAATATGGGGCAGATGGGCTGGCTCGTTGCGCCGGGATGATGGCTTTGGCGTGAGATCGCGAGGGAGCAGATACGGCGCATCAGTTTCGATCAGCAATTTCTCCGCCGGAATCAACGGCAACAATTCCCGCAGCTCCAGCCCGCGTCGTTCATCGCAAACCCAACCGGTAATGCCGATATAAATTCCACACGCCACGCACGCCTGCATCTCTTCGCGTGTGCCGGTAAAGCAATGAAGAACCGCACCAGGCAGTTTATCCAGCCACGGCTCCAGCAATGTCATAAACCGCTCGTGGGCATCGCGACAGTGCATAAATACCGGCATGTTTAATTCTGCGGCAATGCGTAGCTGGGCAACAAAAGCGCGTTCCTGCTCTTCCGGCGTCGAAAAGTTGCGGTTAAAGTCGAGACCACATTCACCAATCGCCACCACTTCTGGCTGCGCGGCCAGCTCAATAATCGCTTCTTCAGTCACAGCTTGCCACTGGCTGCTGTCGTGAGGATGTACGCCCGCCGTTGACCAACAGGACGAATACTGACGCGCCAGCTTTTGCGCCTGCTGGCTTTCACGCAGATTGGTACCGGTGATGAGTAGCCCATTAACTCCCGCGTCAAAAGCGCGCGCTACAACATCATCACGGTCTTTCGCAAATTGCGAACTGGTCAAATTAACGCCGATATCAAACATCCTGTACTCCATATGACAACCGCCCTGACGGGCGGTTGAATTTATTCTTCAGTTTTTTCGCTTTCTGCTTCAGCGTCGTTTTCCTCTTCCCGGTTTCGCCCTTTACCAACGTAAAAGCGTGAGAAGAAGACACCGATTTCAAACAGGCAGTACATAGGGATCGCCAACAGCGTTTGCGAGAAGACATCCGGCGGCGTCAGCAACATCCCGACAACGAATGCACCAACCAGCACATACGGGCGTTTTTTGCGTAAGTCTTCTGGCGAGGTAATCCCCATCCAGCACAGCAGCACAATTGCCACCGGCACTTCAAAGGAGACACCAAACGCCATAAACAGCGCCATAACGAAGCTTAAATAGCTCGCGATGTCGGTGGATACCTGTACCCCTTCCGGCGCGGTATTGGCAAGGAAGCCAAATGCCAGCGGAAAGACCACAAAGTAGGCGAACGCCATGCCGATATAAAACAGCAGAGAGCTGGAAACCAGCAGCGGCACCACCAGGCGACGTTCATGCTTATACAGCGCTGGGGCGATAAACGCCCACACCTGATAGAGAATCACCGGCGCTGACAGAATCAGCGACACCATAAAGGTCAGCTTGATCGGCGTAAAGAACGGCGAGGCCACGTCGGTGGCGATCATCGTTGAACCTTGCGGCAACTGCTTGATCAGTGGCGCGGATACCAGGTGATAGATGTCATTGGCGAAATAGACCAGACACAGGAATATCACGATCACCGAGATAATGCAGTTCAGCAGACGCTTACGCAGCTCAATCAGATGCGTGATAAGCGGTTGAGTATCTTCTACAGACATGTTTACGGTTTATCACTCGACGAAGGGGAAGGTGCAGCGGTTTTCGGTTCAGCGTCCGCAGCAGGTTTTACCACCGGCTCTGGCGTGGTTTCTGGCTTCTGTTCCGGCGAACTGGCCTGCGTTTGTGCAGCAGCAGGCGTTACGCCTTCATGCGCAGTTTCATTGTCTTTCACCACCGGGTTATGGATGGTGTGCGCTTCATCGCTCGCCTTTTCAGGATCGTTTGCAACGTAGGAACGCTTCATCGACTCCGCAGCCTGGCGTAATTCATCCATCGACGCTTTCAGTTCGGGCGTCAGGTTAGTGAGGCTCGCCTTTTCAACCTTTTTCAGACTGTCCTGAAACTCCTGGAGTTTTAACTCCTGGGTCAGTTCGTTCTGCACCGTTGTCGCCAGTGAACGCAACGCGCGAATCCAGCCCGCTACCGTTTTTACCGCCACAGGCAGTCGTTGCGGCCCCAGAACGACGAGGCCGATGATGAACACCAATAGCAGTTCGCTAAAACCGATATCAAACACAGATTACACCTGCTCTTTATCGTGGCGCTTCGCGTCTTCTGTTTTAGCCTGTTCCTGATTCGTATCCGCCTGCTTATCGGCGATAGTTTTCGCAGTAAAATCAGCATCCTGGCTGGTTTTATCCTGCTTTGGTTCATCATCGCTCATTGCTTTTTTAAAGCCTTTGATCGACGCACCAAGATCGGAACCGATGGAGCCGAGCTTTTTGGTGCCAAAAAGCAGTACAACGATGACGGCAATAATCAATAACTGCCAAATACTGATACCACCCATACATGTTCCTCTGTGGTAGATGATGATTAAACAAAGCCGCATTATACGTTACACGGCCCGCCTTGAGCGATGAAAAAATCAGCGTGTTTTGCGCCAACCGACAAACCAGGCGATCAGACCACCTGCCATTAACCAGCCGGGCATCAGCCCCCATTCAGGTCGGCTGACCAACAAGAATGTGCCACTTAATACTAACGTAGCGCCAATTCCGAGAAAATAACGCGATTGTCCCTGACGTACATGATTTGACTGAAGCTCGCGGGCAATCTTATCAACACTATGCTGTAAATACTTGCCCTGGCGCAAACTGTCGTAAACCAGTTCAGGCAGTTCTGGCATTTTTTCGACCCAGAACGGCGCTTTTTCTTTAAATGCTCTCACCAGCGCAGGAATACCGACCTGATCTTTAATCCACGACTCCAGGAAAGGCTTCGCCGTTTTCCATAAATCGAGTTGCGGATAAAGCTGGCGTCCTACCCCTTCGACGTAGAGCAGGGTTTTCTGGAGTAACACCAGTTGCGGCTGCACTTCCATATTGAAGCGACGCGCCGTATTAAACAGATTTAACAGTACATGTCCAAACGAAATTTCGGCCAGCGGTTTCTCAAAGATAGGTTCACAGACCGTACGAATGGCAAATTCGAACTCTTCAACGTTGGTATCTGGTGGCACCCAACCAGAATCGACGTGTAGCTCTGCCACTTTGCGATAGTCGCGATTAAAGAAGGCGATAAAGTTTTCCGCCAGATAGCGTTTATCTTCTTTGTTTAGCGAGCCAACAATCCCGCAATCAATGCCGATATATTTCGGGTTTTCCGGGTGTTCATAGCTTACGAAGATGTTGCCAGGGTGCATATCAGCATGGAAAAAGCTGTCGCGAAAGACCTGAGTGAAGAACACCTGCACGCCGCGTTCCGCCAGCAATTTCATGTTGGTGCCGTTTTTCTCCAGCGTCGCAACATCAGACACCGGAATGCCGTAAATACGCTCCATCACCATCATCCCTTCACTACAATAGTCAGGGTAAACTTCCGGGATGTAGAGCATCGGGCTGTCTTCAAAATTGCGTCGAAGCTGAATGGCGTTGGCAGATTCCCGCAGCAAATTCAGTTCATCAATCAAGGTCTTTTCGTACTCGCGCACCACTTCGGTTGGGCGCAGACGGCGACCATCCGGCAGCAAACGCGGCACCCAGCGAGCCAGACGGTAAATAAGTTTCAGATCCGCTTTAATGACCGGCAAAATATCCGGGCGGATAACTTTAATCACCACCTCTTTACCATTCGATTTCAATCGCGCGGTATGAACCTGGGCGATAGAAGCAGAAGCCAGCGGCTTGATTTCAAAATCGTCAAACCACGCTTCTACCGGCAAGCCGCCCATTGCAGCTTCAATCTGCTGCTTCGCCAGCTTGCCATCAAACGGAGCGACTTTGTCCTGCAATAACGCCAGCTGATCGGCAATATGCGGCGGAAAAAGATCGCGGCGGGTTGATAACATCTGCCCGAACTTGATCCATACCGGTCCCAGTTCTTGCAGGGCCAGTCGTAGTCGCTCACCTAAAGGTTTGTCTTTATGCCGATTTGGCATCCAGAATAATGAGTATCGCCATAGCCGTAGCGGCAGGGTGATACGCATTTTGGGGATCAGTTCATCAAGTCCGTAGCTTAAAAAAGTGCGAATGATGAAATATAGGCGCCGTACTTCACCTGGCGTCATTTAGCCTCCAGTTTTTCCAGCCGTTTGGTCAGGGCATCAACAGCACGCTCGACGGCAGCCGTCTCTTCCGCAAACCAGGCCACTTCAAGCGGACCGGGTGCCATACGCCACTCTTCAGTAATGGCTTCCGCCACATAACATTGCTGGCGCTTAATGCCGTGATGCAGGAACTTTGCGCCTCCGCGCAGGGCTTTGCTGATACCTTCAGCGGCGATATCACCGGTATAAGGGGCCAGCAGTTCCGCAGGGTCGAACTCTGCCAGATCTGCCAGCGCAACGAAGTTTTGCACCACCTGAATATCACCCTGCACTTCCAGCTCACCACTGCGAATCAGTGCGGCAAGCTGCTGGCGATCGCGAAGTTTCGGCAACACGCTGGCGTAAGCGATAACGGTGCAGTCAGCATCGCCTGCCCATTCGCCCAGTACATCGACCTGGCGTTCGCTGAACACCAGAATCAATGACGTCGAAAAGCCTTTTACCTCCACGCGCAGCACTTTGCCCAACAGACGCGAGCGGGCCGTTTTCAGCGCGGGTGAGCGATACAGGAAGGTGTTGAGCAGACTTTCAATTCCTGCCGTCACTAAAGGTTTAAAAGGCATTTCCGGTCTCCTGTCAGAACTTATAACCACGATGCAGCGCCACAACCCCTGCCGTCAGATTGTAGTAGTCGACACTTTCGAATCCGGCATCCTGCATCATGGTTTTCAGGGTATCCTGATCGGGATGCATACGGATGGATTCTGCCAGATAACGGTAGCTGTCGGCGTCGTTCGCGACCAGTGAGCCAATACGCGGCAGCACATGGAAGGAGTATGCATCATAGGCTTTGCTCAGCGGCTCGATAATTGGCTTCGAGAACTCAAGTACCAGCAGGCGGCCGCCGGGTTTCAGCACGCGATACATTGAACGCAGTGCTTTATCTTTGTCGGTGACGTTACGCAGACCAAACGAAATGGTGATGCAATCAAAGGTGTTATCCGGGAACGGCAGCGCCTCAGCGTTCGCCTGAACATACTCAACGTTGCCAATCACACCGATATTACGCAGCTTCTCGCGGCCCATTTTGAGCATGGATTCATTGATATCAGCAAGGACCACTTTGCCAGTTTCTCCGACCAGGCGAGAGAATTTCGCTGTCAGGTCGCCGGTGCCACCAGCCAGATCCAGCACGGTCTGCCCACGGCGTACGCCGCTGCAATCAATCGTGAATCGCTTCCACAAACGATGAATACCGAATGACATCAAATCATTCATGACATCGTATTTTGATGCCACGGAATGGAAAACGTGGGCGACCATATCCGCTTTTTGTTCCTTCGCGACGGTCTGAAAACCAAAGTGCGTCGTTTCTTGTGACTTATCCACCATCTCAATGCCTGCTCATCAAAAAATTGTTCCAGAAGTGTAACAGATTGGGCGTCGATGCCCTAGATTTCTACCCGGCTTAACTACCCCCAATGGGCTAGCGCGACTGCTGATTATATTCATCATCGCGTTGATAAGCTTCATCATTCGGCTGCTCCGGAACCGACCGAAGTCGATACTCTTCATCCTGGCTCACCGCCTGTTCAGCCAAATCCGGATTAATCTCGCGTTTAATTTCTACCCCTAAACCGCGAAACGCTTCTGCCTGCGCCAGCACATTTCCGCGACCTGAAGAGAGTTTTTTCATTGCCTGGCGATAGTTATCCTGCGCTTTGTCGAGACTTTGACCGATCGCGGACATGTCATCGACAAACAAGCGCATTTTGTCGTACAGCTTGCTGGCGCGATCGGCGATTTTCTGGGCGTTACGACTTTGATGCTCATAACGCCACAGGTTGGCGATAGTGCGCAGCGCCACCAGCAGCGTAGTCGGGCTAACCAGCATGATATTGTTTTTCAACGCTTCGGTGATCAGCTCCGGCTGACGGTCAAGCGCCAGTAAAAAAGCGGGTTCAACGGGAATAAACATCAGCACGTAATCCAGAGTTCGCAGCCCCGGCAGCTGTTGATAATCTTTGCGTCCCAGCAAACGGATATGGTTACGTACCGACGCGATATGTTCCTGTAGCGCGCTTTCGC
It encodes the following:
- the pepQ gene encoding Xaa-Pro dipeptidase, whose product is MESLASLYKNHIATLQERTRDALARFKLDALLIHSGELFNVFLDDHPYPFKVNPQFKAWVPVTQVPNCWLLVDGVNKPKLWFYLPVDYWHNVEPLPNSFWTEDVEVIALPKADGIGSLLPAARGNIGYIGPVPERALQLGIEASNINPKGVIDYLHYYRSFKTEYELACMREAQKMAVNGHRAAEEAFRSGMSEFDINIAYLTATGHRDTDVPYSNIVALNEHAAVLHYTKLDHQAPEEMRSFLLDAGAEYNGYAADLTRTWSAKSDNDYAQLVKDVNDEQLALIATMKAGVSYVDYHIQFHQRIAKLLRKHQIITDMSEEAMVENDLTGPFMPHGIGHPLGLQVHDVAGFMQDDSGTHLAAPAKYPYLRCTRILQPGMVLTIEPGIYFIESLLAPWREGQFSKHFNWQKIEALKPFGGIRIEDNVVIHENNVENMTRDLKLA
- the fadB gene encoding fatty acid oxidation complex subunit alpha FadB, with translation MLYKGDTLYLDWLEDGIAELVFDTPGSVNKLDTATVASLGEAIGVLEQQSDLKGLLLRSNKAAFIVGADITEFLSLFLVPEEQLSQWLHFANSVFNRLEDLPVPTIAAVNGYALGGGCECVLATDYRLATPDLRIGLPETKLGIMPGFGGSVRMPRMLGADSALEIIAAGKDVGADQALKIGLVDGVVKAEKLVEGAIAILRQAINGDLDWKAKRQPKLEPLKLSKIEAAMSFTIAKGMVAQTAGKHYPAPITAVKTIEAAARFGREEALNLENKSFVPLAHTNEARALVGIFLNDQYVKGKAKKLTKDVETPKQAAVLGAGIMGGGIAYQSAWKGVPVVMKDINDKSLTLGMTEAAKLLNKQLERGKIDGLKLAGVISTIHPTLDYAGFDRVDVVVEAVVENPKVKKAVLAETEQKVRPDTVLASNTSTIPISELANALERPENFCGMHFFNPVHRMPLVEIIRGEKSSDETIAKVVAWASKMGKTPIVVNDCPGFFVNRVLFPYFAGFSQLLRDGAGFRKIDKVMEKQFGWPMGPAYLLDVVGIDTAHHAQAVMAAGFPQRMQKDYRDAIDALFDANRFGQKNGLGFWRYKEDSKGKPKKEEDVVVDDLLAKVSQPKRDFSEEEIIARMMIPMVNEVVRCLEEGIIATPAEADMALVYGLGFPPFHGGAFRWLDTLGSAKYLDMAQQYQHLGPLYEVPEGLRNKARHNEPYYPPVEPARPVGDLKTA
- the fadA gene encoding acetyl-CoA C-acyltransferase FadA, with the translated sequence MEQVVIVDAIRTPMGRSKGGAFRNVRAEDLSAHLMRSLLARNPALEAAALDDIYWGCVQQTLEQGFNIARNAALLAEVPHSVPAVTVNRLCGSSMQALHDAARMIMTGDAQACLVGGVEHMGHVPMSHGVDFHPGLSRNVAKAAGMMGLTAEMLARMHGISREMQDAFAARSHARAWAATQSGAFKNEIIPTGGHDADGVLKQFNYDEVIRPETTVEALATLRPAFDPVSGTVTAGTSSALSDGAAAMLVMSESRARELGLKPRARVRSMAVVGCDPSIMGYGPVPASKLALKKAGLSASDIGVFEMNEAFAAQILPCIKDLGLMEQIDEKINLNGGAIALGHPLGCSGARISTTLLNLMEHKDVQFGLATMCIGLGQGIATVFERV
- the fre gene encoding NAD(P)H-flavin reductase → MTTLSCKVTSVEAITDTVYRVRIVPDAAFSFRAGQYLMVVMDERDKRPFSMASTPDEKGFIELHIGASEINLYAKAVMDRILKDHQIVVDIPHGEAWLRDDEERPMILIAGGTGFSYARSILLTALARNPNRDITIYWGGREEQHLYDLCELEALSLKHPGLQVVPVVEQPEAGWRGRTGTVLTAVLQDHGTLAEHDIYIAGRFEMAKIARDLFCSERNAREDRLFGDAFAFI